Proteins encoded in a region of the Flavobacterium sp. MDT1-60 genome:
- the ntrB gene encoding nitrate ABC transporter permease: protein MSNKDTLTLNDIADQTEVLMENTAIDNGRNEKLKLILNSVLIKLKSTAFAGIGIALFIGFWSLLSFYTKDALPGPLATFAVLKEMLSDPFYDYGPNDKGIGLQLFNSIKTVLLGFLLGSFVAIPIGILMGASTICKQIMYPIVQLLKPVSPLAWFPIGLVVFKDTGLATIFIVFITSLWSTLINTSFGIASIPQDHKNVAKAFGFSKMRYLTKILIPFSLPHIITGLRLSISVAWLVIVAGEMLSGGAGIGFFVWDSWNALSLEKVISAIIIIGIVGLLFDKFFTFIENKVSYKG, encoded by the coding sequence ATGTCTAATAAAGATACCTTAACGCTAAACGATATTGCGGATCAAACGGAAGTTTTGATGGAAAACACCGCAATTGATAACGGAAGAAATGAGAAATTAAAATTGATTTTAAATTCAGTTTTGATTAAACTAAAATCTACTGCGTTTGCAGGAATCGGAATTGCTTTGTTTATTGGTTTTTGGAGTTTATTGAGTTTCTATACGAAAGATGCACTGCCTGGACCTTTGGCTACTTTTGCCGTTTTGAAAGAAATGTTAAGTGACCCGTTTTATGATTACGGACCAAATGATAAAGGAATTGGACTGCAATTGTTTAATTCAATAAAAACCGTTTTACTGGGCTTTTTATTAGGTTCGTTTGTAGCGATTCCGATCGGAATTTTGATGGGAGCCAGTACGATTTGCAAACAAATTATGTATCCAATTGTACAACTTTTAAAACCAGTTTCGCCTTTGGCATGGTTTCCTATTGGTTTGGTTGTTTTTAAGGACACTGGCCTGGCGACCATATTTATCGTTTTCATAACGTCTTTATGGTCCACTTTGATCAACACTTCTTTCGGAATCGCTTCAATTCCACAAGATCATAAAAATGTAGCAAAGGCATTCGGTTTCTCAAAAATGCGTTATCTGACTAAAATTTTGATTCCGTTTAGTTTGCCTCACATTATCACCGGATTGCGTTTGAGTATTAGCGTTGCGTGGTTGGTAATTGTTGCCGGAGAAATGCTTTCAGGTGGCGCAGGAATCGGATTTTTTGTCTGGGACAGCTGGAATGCCTTAAGTTTAGAAAAAGTAATTTCAGCCATCATCATCATCGGAATAGTTGGTTTATTATTCGATAAATTCTTCACTTTTATAGAAAATAAAGTGTCTTATAAAGGATAG
- a CDS encoding ABC transporter ATP-binding protein: MSYLEIKNLEISFPTPKGKYIAVRDINLSIQKGEIISIIGHSGCGKSTIMNAIGGMLTPTGGSVELANQKIKGPGPDRGIVFQNYSLLPWLTVEQNIFQAVDSVMNCSKKEKHEIVIQNLKMVNLFEHKDKLPGQLSGGMKQRVAIARAFAINPGVLLLDEPFGALDALTKGSMQLEVLKLWNLDNREKTIVMITHDIEEALFLSDRIVVLNNGPASTIREIVEVHLPRPRNKIEIVKMPEYITLRDKLLHLLTDKFSIEDMGMKYKN, from the coding sequence ATGAGTTATTTAGAAATCAAAAATTTAGAGATATCATTTCCAACTCCAAAAGGGAAATACATTGCCGTTCGTGATATTAATTTATCCATTCAAAAAGGAGAAATCATTTCGATTATCGGGCATTCAGGTTGTGGAAAATCCACTATTATGAATGCCATTGGAGGCATGCTGACACCAACTGGCGGTTCTGTTGAATTGGCCAATCAAAAGATAAAAGGACCGGGACCGGATCGCGGAATCGTTTTCCAGAATTATTCACTTTTACCCTGGTTAACAGTAGAGCAGAATATTTTTCAGGCTGTTGATTCAGTTATGAATTGCTCGAAAAAAGAGAAACACGAAATTGTGATTCAGAATCTTAAAATGGTCAATTTATTTGAGCATAAAGATAAATTACCGGGACAACTTTCAGGCGGAATGAAACAGCGTGTTGCCATTGCGAGAGCTTTTGCAATCAATCCGGGAGTATTACTTTTAGATGAGCCTTTCGGAGCTTTAGATGCCTTAACAAAAGGATCGATGCAGTTGGAAGTTTTGAAATTGTGGAACTTAGACAACAGGGAAAAAACGATCGTAATGATCACGCATGATATTGAAGAAGCTTTGTTTTTATCCGATAGAATTGTGGTGTTGAATAATGGTCCGGCATCAACGATAAGAGAAATTGTAGAAGTACATTTGCCAAGGCCGAGAAACAAAATTGAAATTGTAAAAATGCCTGAATATATTACCTTAAGAGATAAATTATTGCATTTATTGACAGATAAATTCTCTATTGAAGATATGGGAATGAAATATAAAAATTAA
- a CDS encoding bifunctional 2-polyprenyl-6-hydroxyphenol methylase/3-demethylubiquinol 3-O-methyltransferase UbiG — MNDTWTERWNDRYSNEEFAYGEEPNNFFKEQIEKLNPGTILFPAEGEGRNAVYAAKLGWKVAAFDISEEGKNKALKLAEANNVTIDYKVGKLETLNYQPEQFDAIALIYAHFPAEIKSDLHKTLETYLRKDGIIIFEAFSKKHLEYLAINDKVGGPKDIESLFSIEELKADFPNYEIIQLEETEIELNEGLFHNGKGSVIRFVGKKK, encoded by the coding sequence ATGAATGACACCTGGACGGAAAGATGGAACGACCGCTACAGCAACGAGGAATTTGCGTATGGCGAAGAGCCCAATAACTTCTTTAAAGAACAAATCGAAAAATTAAACCCCGGAACCATTCTTTTTCCTGCCGAAGGCGAAGGACGAAATGCTGTTTACGCCGCTAAATTGGGTTGGAAAGTTGCTGCTTTTGATATCAGCGAAGAAGGAAAAAATAAAGCTTTAAAATTGGCTGAAGCAAACAATGTAACAATCGATTATAAAGTGGGTAAACTAGAAACACTGAATTATCAACCGGAACAATTTGATGCAATCGCTTTGATTTATGCTCACTTTCCAGCCGAAATCAAATCCGATCTTCATAAAACCCTTGAAACTTATTTACGAAAAGACGGAATCATTATTTTTGAAGCTTTCAGCAAAAAGCATTTGGAATATCTTGCTATAAATGATAAGGTTGGAGGACCAAAAGATATTGAATCTTTGTTTTCCATTGAAGAATTAAAAGCTGATTTTCCGAACTACGAAATCATCCAATTAGAAGAAACAGAAATTGAATTGAACGAAGGTTTATTCCATAACGGAAAAGGTTCTGTAATTCGATTTGTTGGTAAGAAAAAGTAA
- a CDS encoding endonuclease/exonuclease/phosphatase family protein, whose protein sequence is MKLITWNCNMAFRKKAEFILPYHPDIAVISECENPEKLKFTGHTKLPNDILWYGTNPHKGIGVFSYGDYRFQLLDCHNPIFKNILPIAVTGGKVDFTLFAVWANNPADKDGAYVTQVWKAINYYDDLISETKTILIGDFNSNTIWDKPRREGNHTTVVNKLEAKKIYSTYHKFFNQIQGKEEHPTLYLYRHENKPYHLDYCFASNDFIEVLDNVEVGTYHDWTMHSDHKPLIINFNL, encoded by the coding sequence ATGAAACTCATAACCTGGAATTGCAACATGGCATTCAGAAAAAAGGCAGAATTCATTCTGCCTTATCATCCTGATATTGCCGTAATTTCTGAGTGTGAAAATCCTGAAAAATTAAAATTTACCGGCCATACAAAATTACCAAACGACATTCTTTGGTATGGTACCAATCCGCATAAAGGAATTGGTGTTTTTTCTTATGGTGATTATCGCTTTCAGTTGCTCGATTGCCATAATCCAATCTTCAAAAACATTCTTCCAATTGCCGTTACAGGTGGTAAAGTTGATTTTACTTTGTTTGCTGTTTGGGCCAATAATCCGGCGGATAAAGATGGCGCTTATGTAACCCAGGTTTGGAAAGCCATCAATTATTATGACGATTTAATTAGCGAAACCAAAACGATTTTAATTGGCGATTTCAACAGTAATACGATTTGGGACAAGCCACGTCGCGAAGGAAATCATACCACGGTCGTCAACAAACTCGAAGCAAAGAAAATCTATAGTACTTACCATAAATTTTTCAATCAAATTCAGGGTAAAGAAGAGCATCCTACTTTGTATCTTTATCGTCACGAAAACAAACCGTATCATCTTGATTATTGTTTTGCTTCCAATGATTTTATAGAAGTTCTGGACAATGTCGAAGTTGGAACTTATCACGACTGGACAATGCACAGTGACCACAAGCCTTTAATTATTAACTTTAATCTATAA